One Halictus rubicundus isolate RS-2024b chromosome 10, iyHalRubi1_principal, whole genome shotgun sequence genomic window carries:
- the LOC143357617 gene encoding uncharacterized protein LOC143357617 isoform X1, translating to MAQYYNFVTNASGTLTLEEVQRICSVDGQSVQLVVEDVNNSGNGSQQILTYTTAPQSSGQAIFSQQVNLGNQVSATQLEQGQNLLIIKTNKNELNSPQGILKTAAVNTNAVSGNVVNIIDNKGSKALVGCNNDGQQIQWIKMQENSVTLNAVSKQSPLISEKTQTASLNENQNNTSSQNILHGHCELSPLNSGITKRKPLRLYQNRNRHSTNSVQIGSSSTLDRVNVTSNIAPQLQNANASNIRASIPSFCNKSVSAVGQNVTPLSTQVHNSMSTVHTRPQTPALMQKNSMKPPQSKMEQTRLKQMQNDQRLQGSNMQRLSNTTSQLGTLNIQRQQTPATAAHQRQLTPAQSSQHQKQSLLTQKSQYEQLSPMSPCQNIQSMDVESSDSSAVLEQTSQPNFSLQTDSENSSSESIAYLQQVIDNPTNTIVQHHIQGNTAKMLVTFSNGEQRLIEFDIPNEDCTVQDLLEQANIIFCASTTVSLVSDPTLGINYIVDARASAITAPHDTTENDSSQENSAVSLDNSISSPDENSNPIQQKEAPIYIEGMLAVCSYCGISSIDFSRCLRCKRKLPKDVKSIPVTMGMHEKKETMLSVDTFYKKNSERNSSAKLEKLERDGSVYKRGRGRGRGGSRPRPIHKEPECLTISSDEEEEGKTKASEGSNNSTFSNITINTFTEETDTILEKEPVITNNSISSTSTDYAMETEDMMKDNSVSSPHTSLLCRTVRIGSYKYVPRERILISRNGVRFGVPLLEDDKSFVTLDVKLQDVVKVLIHFGKSMPVLFFYTTTNTGAMIRELLGMQDPKGPYYDPAGKDHTHKRITLLPEKLSEESKVVLKSLFSRRRLLEELSSKEANDILVRASPKDSSQIQSLSRRDSQASSLNNSNINSGIQTITVYPPPPAKGGIAINTEDYLCLGEDQFLNDVIIDFYLKYLTLEVLSESDQQRTHVFSSYFYKRLTSPHTQAVESNVPLSPSAKRHARVQKWSKNVNIFEKDFVIIPINEHAHWFLAIICFPGLVGEISTHCTHSEENSIRKIVQKSKKLKEVKLQAVTIGSTTLAPVTTTITIDQPDDGSERDEAEGDDEEMEMDSEEDDESESVEDKAHPIKVEQNVPQDKSVVKVPCILIFDSLAGASRARVVATLRDYLSCEYVAKMGSEQVFSKDTIRGASLKVPQQSNFTDCGLYVLQYVESFFKSPIKDYTLPIKTLKHWFEEITVTRKREELSKLLITLMNATKGDKNITIPVVNFPTQDGKLKTKAENHVDIKSIKSDLEDKKKSTLDGENRLSNNMPNQTENIEPTNEVISRTTYQIIPYSPCTSSSSTESNSTDMLTECKTTHPRSSSETMSYLKSKRIPRLMLKSENQDDPQAAKKHKGESFDSCK from the exons ATGGCACAATATTATAATTTTGTGACCAATGCCAGTGGTACATTAACGCTTGAAGAAGTACAGAGAATTTGTTCTGTAGATGGGCAAAGTGTTCAATTAGTTGTTGAAGACGTAAATAACAGTGGTAATGGTTCTCAGCAAATTTTGACTTATACCACTGCACCGCAAAGCAGCGGGCAAGCAATATTTTCGCAGCAAGTTAATTTAGGGAATCAAGTCTCTGCAACGCAATTGGAACAAGG ACAAAATCTTCTTATAATCAAAACCAACAAGAACGAATTGAATTCTCCACAAGGCATACTGAAGACTGCAGCAGTGAATACAAACGCTGTTAGCGGAAatgttgtaaatattattgataATAAAG GTTCTAAGGCTTTGGTAGGTTGTAATAATGATGGACAACAAATACAATGGATAAAAATGCAGGAAAATAGTGTTACGCTAAATGCAGTTTCCAAACAGAGTCCATTAATATCAGAAAAAACTCAGACTGCCAGTTTAAATGAGAATCAAAATAATACTTCTTCCCAA AATATTCTACATGGACATTGTGAACTATCACCATTGAATAGTGGAATTACAAAAAGGAAACCACTTAGGTTATATCAAAACAGAAATCGCCATTCAACGAACAGTGTACAAATTGGATCCTCATCTACTCTTGATAGAGTGAATGTAACAAGTAACATTGCACCTCAACTACAAAACGCTAATGCGTCAAATATCAGAGCATCTATACCTTCATTTTGTAATAAATCAGTCAGTGCTGTTGGGCAAAATGTGACCCCACTTTCAACACAAGTACATAATTCTATGAGTACAGTGCATACAAGACCTCAAACTCCTGCATTAATGCAAAAAAATTCGATGAAACCTCCACAATCTAAGATGGAGCAAACAAGATTAAAACAAATGCAAAATGATCAGAGGCTACAGGGGAGTAATATGCAACGACTATCAAACACTACTTCGCAATTAGGTACATTAAATATACAACGGCAACAAACACCCGCGACTGCAGCACATCAAAGACAACTTACGCCAGCGCAATCATCACAACATCAAAAACAATCGTTATTAACACAAAAATCGCAATATGAACAATTATCTCCTATGTCTCCATGTCAAAACATACAAAGCATGGATGTTGAATCTTCAGACTCCTCAGCAGTTTTAGAACAAACGAGTCAGCCAAATTTTTCGTTACAAACTGATTCAGAAAACAGTTCATCTGAAAGTATCGCTTATCTTCAACAAGTTATCGATAATCCAACGAATACTATAGTTCAGCACCACATACAGGGCAATACTGCAAAAATGTTAGTGACATTTTCTAATGGCGAACAGAGATTAATTGAGTTTGACATACCAAATGAGGATTGTACGGTCCAAGACTTATTGGAGCAG gcaaatattatattttgtgcATCAACAACTGTTTCTTTAGTTTCTGATCCCACCTTGGGTATAAACTATATTGTGGATGCTAGAGCCTCTGCAATTACAGCACCGCATGACACAACTGAAAATGATAGTTCACAAGAAAACTCAGCTGTCAGTTTAGATAATTCTATTAG TTCACCGGATGAAAATAGCAATCCTATTCAACAAAAAGAG GCGCCTATATACATTGAGGGAATGCTTGCTGTCTGTTCATACTGTGGCATCAGTTCAATCGACTTCAGTCGGTGTTTAcggtgtaaaagaaaattaccCAAGGATGTGAAGTCTATACCCGTAACAATGGGTATGCATGAAAAGAAGGAGACCATGCTGTCTGTCGAT ACATTTTATAAGAAAAACAGTGAAAGAAATTCATCAGCAAAACTGGAGAAATTAGAACGAGATGGATCTGTCTATAAACGcggaagggggagagggagaggtggTTCAAGACCAAGGCCTATTCATAAAGAGCCAG AATGTTTAACAATTTCatcggatgaagaagaggaaggCAAGACTAAAGCATCGGAGGGCTCTAATAACAGTACATTTTCAAATATTACAATTAATACTTTTACGGAAGAAACGGACACCATTCTTGAAAAGGAACCAGTAATTACAAACAATTCTATTTCTAGCACAAGTACAGATTATGCTATGGAAACTGAAGATATGATGAaag ATAATTCGGTTTCATCTCCTCATACCTCTTTGTTGTGTCGAACTGTAAGGATAGGATCTTATAAATATGTTCCTCGGGAAAGAATATTAATCTCCCGAAATGGTGTCAGATTTGGTGTACCTTTATTGGAAGATG ATAAAAGCTTTGTCACATTAGACGTTAAGTTACAAGATGTTGTAAAGGTACTAATTCATTTTGGGAAATCGATGCCAGTGCTTTTCTTTTATACGACTACGAACACTGGTGCTATGATTCGTGAATTGTTAGGAATGCAGGACCCCAAAGGACCATATTACGATCCTGCAGGGAAAG ATCATACACATAAACGAATAACTTTACTGCCTGAGAAATTATCCGAGGAATCAAAAGTTGTGCTTAAAAGCTTATTCTCGCGGAGACGATTGCTAGAAGAGTTGAGTTCGAAAGAAGCAAATGATATCCTTGTTCGAGCATCGCCAAAAGAT AGTTCACAAATTCAAAGTTTGTCGAGGAGAGACAGTCAAGCATCTTCATTAAACAATTCTAATATTAATAGCGGGATACAAAC AATAACTGTATATCCTCCGCCACCTGCAAAGGGTGGCATAGCCATTAACACTGAAGATTATTTGTGTCTTGGTGAAGATCAGTTTTTAAATGACGTAATTATAGACTTCTATTTGAAATACTTAACATTAGAAGTTCTATCGGAGAGTGATCAGCAAAGAACACATGTATTTAGTTCATACTTTTATAAACGGCTGACAAGTCCACATACCCAAGCTGTTGAAAGTAATGTTCCTCTTTCACCATCTGCTAAGAGACATGCAAGGGTGCAAAAGTGGTCAAAAAATGTGAACATATTTGAGAAAGACTTTGTTATAATTCCTATAAACGAGCA CGCCCACTGGTTCTTGGCTATTATTTGTTTTCCTGGATTGGTGGGCGAAATTTCCACACATTGTACCCATTCCGAGGAAAACAGTATCCGTAAGATTGTACAGAAAAGTAAAAAGTTGAAAGAAGTAAAACTTCAAGCTGTTACGATTGGCAGCACAACTCTGGCACCTGTCACGACTACTATAACTATAGATCAACCTGACGACGGTTCCGAGAGAGACGAAGCAGAAGGTGACGATGAAGAAATGGAGATGGACAGTGAGGAGGAT gATGAATCTGAAAGTGTAGAGGATAAAGCTCATCCGATAAAAGTTGAACAAAATGTGCCACAAGACAAAAGTGTTGTTAAGGT ACCGTgcatattaatatttgattcTCTTGCTGGAGCAAGTAGAGCACGAGTGGTAGCAACGTTAAGGGATTACTTGAGTTGCGAATATGTTGCAAAAATGGGAAGTGAACAAGTATTTTCAAAGGATACTATTAGAGGAGCATCGTTGAAAGTTCCTCAGCAATCAAATTTTACTGATTGCGGCTTATATGTATTACAATATGTGGAGAGCTTCTTTAAG AGTCCCATTAAAGATTATACATTACCAATTAAGACGTTGAAACATTGGTTTGAAGAAATAACTGTGACAAGGAAACGAGAAGAACTCTCAAAGTTATTAATTACATTAATGAATGCAACCAAAGGAGATAAAAATATTACTATACCTGTTGTAAACTTTCCTACGCAAGATGGTAAATTAAAAACTAAGGCTGAAAACCACGTTGATATAAAGTCGATAAAGTCGGATTTAGAAGATAAAAAAAAGTCTACGTTAGATGGCGAGAATCGTCTTAGTAACAATATGCCAAATCAAACAGAAAATATCGAACCAACTAATGAAGTAATCAGTAGGACTACTTATCAGATCATTCCTTATTCTCCATGTACAAGTTCCAGTTCGACTGAAAGTAATTCAACGGACATGTTGACAGAATGCAAAACTACTCATCCGAG GTCGTCAAGTGAAACGATGTCATATTTAAAATCGAAGCGAATTCCCAGGTTAATGTTAAAGTCAGAGAATCAGGACGACCCCCAAGCAGCCAAAAAGCACAAAGGAGAGTCTTTTGATTcttgtaaataa
- the LOC143357617 gene encoding uncharacterized protein LOC143357617 isoform X2, whose translation MAQYYNFVTNASGTLTLEEVQRICSVDGQSVQLVVEDVNNSGNGSQQILTYTTAPQSSGQAIFSQQVNLGNQVSATQLEQGQNLLIIKTNKNELNSPQGILKTAAVNTNAVSGNVVNIIDNKGSKALVGCNNDGQQIQWIKMQENSVTLNAVSKQSPLISEKTQTASLNENQNNTSSQNILHGHCELSPLNSGITKRKPLRLYQNRNRHSTNSVQIGSSSTLDRVNVTSNIAPQLQNANASNIRASIPSFCNKSVSAVGQNVTPLSTQVHNSMSTVHTRPQTPALMQKNSMKPPQSKMEQTRLKQMQNDQRLQGSNMQRLSNTTSQLGTLNIQRQQTPATAAHQRQLTPAQSSQHQKQSLLTQKSQYEQLSPMSPCQNIQSMDVESSDSSAVLEQTSQPNFSLQTDSENSSSESIAYLQQVIDNPTNTIVQHHIQGNTAKMLVTFSNGEQRLIEFDIPNEDCTVQDLLEQANIIFCASTTVSLVSDPTLGINYIVDARASAITAPHDTTENDSSQENSAVSLDNSISSPDENSNPIQQKETFYKKNSERNSSAKLEKLERDGSVYKRGRGRGRGGSRPRPIHKEPECLTISSDEEEEGKTKASEGSNNSTFSNITINTFTEETDTILEKEPVITNNSISSTSTDYAMETEDMMKDNSVSSPHTSLLCRTVRIGSYKYVPRERILISRNGVRFGVPLLEDDKSFVTLDVKLQDVVKVLIHFGKSMPVLFFYTTTNTGAMIRELLGMQDPKGPYYDPAGKDHTHKRITLLPEKLSEESKVVLKSLFSRRRLLEELSSKEANDILVRASPKDSSQIQSLSRRDSQASSLNNSNINSGIQTITVYPPPPAKGGIAINTEDYLCLGEDQFLNDVIIDFYLKYLTLEVLSESDQQRTHVFSSYFYKRLTSPHTQAVESNVPLSPSAKRHARVQKWSKNVNIFEKDFVIIPINEHAHWFLAIICFPGLVGEISTHCTHSEENSIRKIVQKSKKLKEVKLQAVTIGSTTLAPVTTTITIDQPDDGSERDEAEGDDEEMEMDSEEDDESESVEDKAHPIKVEQNVPQDKSVVKVPCILIFDSLAGASRARVVATLRDYLSCEYVAKMGSEQVFSKDTIRGASLKVPQQSNFTDCGLYVLQYVESFFKSPIKDYTLPIKTLKHWFEEITVTRKREELSKLLITLMNATKGDKNITIPVVNFPTQDGKLKTKAENHVDIKSIKSDLEDKKKSTLDGENRLSNNMPNQTENIEPTNEVISRTTYQIIPYSPCTSSSSTESNSTDMLTECKTTHPRSSSETMSYLKSKRIPRLMLKSENQDDPQAAKKHKGESFDSCK comes from the exons ATGGCACAATATTATAATTTTGTGACCAATGCCAGTGGTACATTAACGCTTGAAGAAGTACAGAGAATTTGTTCTGTAGATGGGCAAAGTGTTCAATTAGTTGTTGAAGACGTAAATAACAGTGGTAATGGTTCTCAGCAAATTTTGACTTATACCACTGCACCGCAAAGCAGCGGGCAAGCAATATTTTCGCAGCAAGTTAATTTAGGGAATCAAGTCTCTGCAACGCAATTGGAACAAGG ACAAAATCTTCTTATAATCAAAACCAACAAGAACGAATTGAATTCTCCACAAGGCATACTGAAGACTGCAGCAGTGAATACAAACGCTGTTAGCGGAAatgttgtaaatattattgataATAAAG GTTCTAAGGCTTTGGTAGGTTGTAATAATGATGGACAACAAATACAATGGATAAAAATGCAGGAAAATAGTGTTACGCTAAATGCAGTTTCCAAACAGAGTCCATTAATATCAGAAAAAACTCAGACTGCCAGTTTAAATGAGAATCAAAATAATACTTCTTCCCAA AATATTCTACATGGACATTGTGAACTATCACCATTGAATAGTGGAATTACAAAAAGGAAACCACTTAGGTTATATCAAAACAGAAATCGCCATTCAACGAACAGTGTACAAATTGGATCCTCATCTACTCTTGATAGAGTGAATGTAACAAGTAACATTGCACCTCAACTACAAAACGCTAATGCGTCAAATATCAGAGCATCTATACCTTCATTTTGTAATAAATCAGTCAGTGCTGTTGGGCAAAATGTGACCCCACTTTCAACACAAGTACATAATTCTATGAGTACAGTGCATACAAGACCTCAAACTCCTGCATTAATGCAAAAAAATTCGATGAAACCTCCACAATCTAAGATGGAGCAAACAAGATTAAAACAAATGCAAAATGATCAGAGGCTACAGGGGAGTAATATGCAACGACTATCAAACACTACTTCGCAATTAGGTACATTAAATATACAACGGCAACAAACACCCGCGACTGCAGCACATCAAAGACAACTTACGCCAGCGCAATCATCACAACATCAAAAACAATCGTTATTAACACAAAAATCGCAATATGAACAATTATCTCCTATGTCTCCATGTCAAAACATACAAAGCATGGATGTTGAATCTTCAGACTCCTCAGCAGTTTTAGAACAAACGAGTCAGCCAAATTTTTCGTTACAAACTGATTCAGAAAACAGTTCATCTGAAAGTATCGCTTATCTTCAACAAGTTATCGATAATCCAACGAATACTATAGTTCAGCACCACATACAGGGCAATACTGCAAAAATGTTAGTGACATTTTCTAATGGCGAACAGAGATTAATTGAGTTTGACATACCAAATGAGGATTGTACGGTCCAAGACTTATTGGAGCAG gcaaatattatattttgtgcATCAACAACTGTTTCTTTAGTTTCTGATCCCACCTTGGGTATAAACTATATTGTGGATGCTAGAGCCTCTGCAATTACAGCACCGCATGACACAACTGAAAATGATAGTTCACAAGAAAACTCAGCTGTCAGTTTAGATAATTCTATTAG TTCACCGGATGAAAATAGCAATCCTATTCAACAAAAAGAG ACATTTTATAAGAAAAACAGTGAAAGAAATTCATCAGCAAAACTGGAGAAATTAGAACGAGATGGATCTGTCTATAAACGcggaagggggagagggagaggtggTTCAAGACCAAGGCCTATTCATAAAGAGCCAG AATGTTTAACAATTTCatcggatgaagaagaggaaggCAAGACTAAAGCATCGGAGGGCTCTAATAACAGTACATTTTCAAATATTACAATTAATACTTTTACGGAAGAAACGGACACCATTCTTGAAAAGGAACCAGTAATTACAAACAATTCTATTTCTAGCACAAGTACAGATTATGCTATGGAAACTGAAGATATGATGAaag ATAATTCGGTTTCATCTCCTCATACCTCTTTGTTGTGTCGAACTGTAAGGATAGGATCTTATAAATATGTTCCTCGGGAAAGAATATTAATCTCCCGAAATGGTGTCAGATTTGGTGTACCTTTATTGGAAGATG ATAAAAGCTTTGTCACATTAGACGTTAAGTTACAAGATGTTGTAAAGGTACTAATTCATTTTGGGAAATCGATGCCAGTGCTTTTCTTTTATACGACTACGAACACTGGTGCTATGATTCGTGAATTGTTAGGAATGCAGGACCCCAAAGGACCATATTACGATCCTGCAGGGAAAG ATCATACACATAAACGAATAACTTTACTGCCTGAGAAATTATCCGAGGAATCAAAAGTTGTGCTTAAAAGCTTATTCTCGCGGAGACGATTGCTAGAAGAGTTGAGTTCGAAAGAAGCAAATGATATCCTTGTTCGAGCATCGCCAAAAGAT AGTTCACAAATTCAAAGTTTGTCGAGGAGAGACAGTCAAGCATCTTCATTAAACAATTCTAATATTAATAGCGGGATACAAAC AATAACTGTATATCCTCCGCCACCTGCAAAGGGTGGCATAGCCATTAACACTGAAGATTATTTGTGTCTTGGTGAAGATCAGTTTTTAAATGACGTAATTATAGACTTCTATTTGAAATACTTAACATTAGAAGTTCTATCGGAGAGTGATCAGCAAAGAACACATGTATTTAGTTCATACTTTTATAAACGGCTGACAAGTCCACATACCCAAGCTGTTGAAAGTAATGTTCCTCTTTCACCATCTGCTAAGAGACATGCAAGGGTGCAAAAGTGGTCAAAAAATGTGAACATATTTGAGAAAGACTTTGTTATAATTCCTATAAACGAGCA CGCCCACTGGTTCTTGGCTATTATTTGTTTTCCTGGATTGGTGGGCGAAATTTCCACACATTGTACCCATTCCGAGGAAAACAGTATCCGTAAGATTGTACAGAAAAGTAAAAAGTTGAAAGAAGTAAAACTTCAAGCTGTTACGATTGGCAGCACAACTCTGGCACCTGTCACGACTACTATAACTATAGATCAACCTGACGACGGTTCCGAGAGAGACGAAGCAGAAGGTGACGATGAAGAAATGGAGATGGACAGTGAGGAGGAT gATGAATCTGAAAGTGTAGAGGATAAAGCTCATCCGATAAAAGTTGAACAAAATGTGCCACAAGACAAAAGTGTTGTTAAGGT ACCGTgcatattaatatttgattcTCTTGCTGGAGCAAGTAGAGCACGAGTGGTAGCAACGTTAAGGGATTACTTGAGTTGCGAATATGTTGCAAAAATGGGAAGTGAACAAGTATTTTCAAAGGATACTATTAGAGGAGCATCGTTGAAAGTTCCTCAGCAATCAAATTTTACTGATTGCGGCTTATATGTATTACAATATGTGGAGAGCTTCTTTAAG AGTCCCATTAAAGATTATACATTACCAATTAAGACGTTGAAACATTGGTTTGAAGAAATAACTGTGACAAGGAAACGAGAAGAACTCTCAAAGTTATTAATTACATTAATGAATGCAACCAAAGGAGATAAAAATATTACTATACCTGTTGTAAACTTTCCTACGCAAGATGGTAAATTAAAAACTAAGGCTGAAAACCACGTTGATATAAAGTCGATAAAGTCGGATTTAGAAGATAAAAAAAAGTCTACGTTAGATGGCGAGAATCGTCTTAGTAACAATATGCCAAATCAAACAGAAAATATCGAACCAACTAATGAAGTAATCAGTAGGACTACTTATCAGATCATTCCTTATTCTCCATGTACAAGTTCCAGTTCGACTGAAAGTAATTCAACGGACATGTTGACAGAATGCAAAACTACTCATCCGAG GTCGTCAAGTGAAACGATGTCATATTTAAAATCGAAGCGAATTCCCAGGTTAATGTTAAAGTCAGAGAATCAGGACGACCCCCAAGCAGCCAAAAAGCACAAAGGAGAGTCTTTTGATTcttgtaaataa